One window from the genome of Mucilaginibacter ginsenosidivorans encodes:
- a CDS encoding dienelactone hydrolase family protein has translation MKKIFLLTAMAFCSIAAFSQSKMACCAKPSATKQFAMLASDKKFVMSHATPKPYHFQSSIGKAITYKTSDGKTANAFEIKAKKPTDNWLLVVHEWWGLNDFVKHESEKLYNDLGDVNVLDLDLYDGKVATTREDAGKFMQAVKDDRAETIIKGAIAYVGPKAHIATIGWCFGGGWSLQTSLMAGSQDVACVMYYGMPEQDVNKLKTLHADVLGNFANKDGWINPKVVAKFAENMKAAGKKLELHQYNADHGFANPSNPIYDSEATKDAYAKTLAFLKPRLK, from the coding sequence ATGAAAAAGATTTTCCTTTTAACTGCTATGGCATTTTGCAGTATAGCTGCGTTCAGCCAAAGCAAAATGGCCTGTTGCGCCAAGCCGTCGGCCACCAAACAATTTGCCATGCTGGCGTCCGACAAGAAATTCGTAATGTCGCACGCCACCCCGAAACCATATCACTTCCAAAGCAGCATTGGCAAGGCTATTACATACAAAACATCCGATGGAAAGACAGCTAATGCCTTTGAGATAAAAGCTAAAAAACCGACAGACAACTGGCTGTTGGTTGTGCATGAATGGTGGGGGCTGAATGATTTTGTAAAACATGAATCAGAAAAATTATATAACGACCTGGGCGATGTGAATGTGCTCGATCTTGACCTGTATGATGGTAAAGTAGCAACGACGCGTGAGGATGCGGGTAAATTTATGCAGGCTGTTAAAGACGACCGCGCCGAGACTATTATTAAAGGAGCGATAGCTTATGTTGGGCCAAAGGCGCATATTGCAACCATTGGTTGGTGCTTTGGCGGCGGATGGAGCCTGCAAACCAGCCTGATGGCCGGCAGCCAGGACGTGGCGTGCGTAATGTACTACGGTATGCCCGAACAGGATGTGAATAAACTAAAAACACTGCACGCCGACGTGCTGGGCAATTTTGCCAATAAGGACGGCTGGATAAACCCCAAGGTTGTAGCCAAATTTGCAGAGAATATGAAAGCTGCCGGAAAGAAGCTGGAATTACATCAATACAATGCCGACCACGGCTTTGCTAACCCCAGCAACCCGATATACGACAGCGAGGCTACGAAAGATGCCTACGCAAAGACGCTGGCGTTTTTAAAACCGAGGCTGAAGTGA
- a CDS encoding DEAD/DEAH box helicase gives MLRVDSSKPCQIIYAVCRHEYLGFLLEPHIVQLNPNGEFSLTYQRLFSNTAKEFSEFLDETDFKLVKVLEEIEQGHVIKKFYKKPIRPFEFFSKVFNDQLFEAIRPKVEKRMAEALLLLNNKQVYLMSKEGYPAERKLQIAAEPASVLFHFRRDDTEIRYFPTIKYQGMRIEFMFKNAEIICNHPAWMLLDDTLYFFDKEIEGKKLQPFLNKRYIAIPRSSELPYFEKFVAPLIEKHNVYAEGFTINTEKYEATPILKPIYVEGGTSQLQLCFRYAGYIFPYGDGRHVSVRMERNGDDYLFHRIKRSTTWEKGKLQLLEDQGLQVVSSLFQNLEVTCCDDEADQSLSVFEWLNQHHEQLITAGFEIEQPEGQKKYLFGSSKIDVEVKENNDWFDIYAVVHFGPYRIPFIQLKNHILNHKKEFTLPNGEIAVIPEKWFSQYGNLLHFSEGSQDIKLRRHHIGLVNELAEGELAGVTMSRKLQKLSEFEDVGDIGMPHHFKGSLRPYQKAGFNWFHFLQQYHFGGCLADDMGLGKTIQALALLQKHKENIEAADSKSVSLIIMPTSLIYNWLNEAKKFAPKLRMMVHTGTFRYKSPEVFTNYDVVITTYGITRIDIDLLSGYFFEYIILDESQNIKNPSSKSYQAVKQLKSRYKLILSGTPVENSVNDLWTQMSFINPGLLGNQQFFLNEFVTPIEKKKDEEKARRLQALIKPFVLRRTKEQVATELPPKTENLFYCKMSDEQASVYEKVKSEYRNELLKSLEDGTFAQAQMQVLQGLIKLRQIANHPSMIDDQYEGDSGKFENVVHTLANVLEGGHKVLIFSQFVKQLTIYRNHFDMEGIPYVYLDGSTQNRGDVVKRFQEDEKTRVFLISIKAGGVGLNLTEADYVFILDPWWNPAVEQQAIDRTHRIGQTKNVFIYKFITKDSVEEKILALQQRKLKVAQSLITTEESFIKSLSADDIREILK, from the coding sequence ATGTTACGCGTCGATAGCTCAAAACCATGCCAGATCATTTATGCCGTTTGCAGGCATGAATATTTAGGCTTTTTGCTTGAGCCGCATATCGTTCAGCTAAACCCTAACGGCGAATTTTCCCTCACCTACCAGCGTCTTTTCTCAAACACGGCCAAAGAATTCAGCGAATTTCTTGATGAAACAGATTTTAAACTTGTTAAGGTGCTGGAAGAAATAGAGCAGGGGCATGTTATAAAAAAGTTTTACAAAAAGCCCATCCGCCCTTTCGAGTTTTTCAGCAAAGTATTTAACGACCAGCTTTTTGAAGCTATCCGGCCTAAGGTAGAAAAAAGGATGGCAGAGGCGCTGTTGCTCCTGAACAATAAACAAGTGTACCTGATGAGTAAGGAGGGCTACCCTGCCGAACGTAAATTGCAGATAGCCGCTGAGCCCGCTTCGGTGCTGTTCCATTTCAGGCGCGATGATACCGAGATCAGGTACTTCCCTACCATTAAGTACCAGGGGATGCGCATCGAGTTTATGTTCAAAAACGCTGAGATCATTTGCAACCACCCCGCCTGGATGTTGCTGGACGATACCCTGTACTTTTTTGATAAAGAAATTGAAGGTAAAAAGCTGCAGCCTTTCCTGAACAAACGTTACATCGCCATACCGCGCTCTTCGGAGTTGCCGTATTTCGAAAAGTTTGTGGCGCCGCTCATCGAGAAACACAATGTTTATGCCGAGGGGTTTACCATCAATACCGAAAAATACGAGGCCACGCCGATCTTAAAACCGATATACGTGGAGGGCGGCACATCGCAGTTGCAGCTTTGTTTCAGATATGCCGGTTATATTTTCCCTTACGGCGACGGCAGGCACGTGTCTGTAAGGATGGAGCGCAACGGCGATGATTACCTTTTTCATCGCATTAAACGTTCTACGACCTGGGAAAAAGGAAAACTGCAATTGCTGGAAGACCAGGGCTTGCAGGTTGTTTCGAGCCTGTTTCAAAACCTTGAGGTCACCTGCTGCGACGATGAAGCGGACCAGTCGCTGTCGGTATTTGAATGGCTTAACCAACACCACGAACAGCTAATAACTGCCGGGTTTGAAATTGAACAGCCCGAAGGGCAGAAGAAATATCTTTTCGGCAGCAGCAAGATAGATGTCGAGGTAAAAGAAAATAACGACTGGTTCGATATTTACGCGGTGGTGCATTTTGGACCCTACCGTATACCTTTTATTCAGCTAAAAAATCATATCCTCAATCACAAAAAAGAATTTACCCTGCCTAACGGCGAAATAGCCGTGATACCCGAAAAGTGGTTCTCGCAATACGGTAACCTGCTGCATTTTTCGGAAGGCAGCCAGGATATAAAACTGCGCCGGCACCATATTGGCCTTGTAAACGAGCTGGCGGAGGGCGAACTGGCAGGTGTTACGATGAGCAGAAAGCTTCAGAAGCTAAGCGAGTTTGAAGATGTTGGAGACATCGGTATGCCGCATCACTTTAAAGGCAGCCTGAGGCCATACCAAAAGGCAGGCTTTAACTGGTTCCATTTTTTGCAGCAGTACCATTTTGGGGGCTGCCTGGCCGATGACATGGGTCTGGGGAAAACCATACAAGCGCTCGCTTTATTACAAAAGCACAAGGAAAATATAGAGGCGGCAGACAGCAAAAGCGTTTCGCTTATTATTATGCCTACGTCGCTTATTTACAACTGGCTTAACGAAGCTAAAAAATTTGCGCCCAAATTGCGGATGATGGTGCATACAGGAACGTTCAGGTATAAATCGCCCGAGGTGTTTACCAATTATGATGTGGTGATCACCACCTATGGCATCACGCGTATCGATATCGACCTGCTTTCGGGATACTTCTTTGAATACATTATACTGGATGAGAGCCAGAACATTAAAAATCCGTCATCCAAATCGTACCAGGCGGTAAAGCAGCTTAAATCAAGGTATAAGCTGATATTAAGCGGCACCCCGGTCGAGAATTCGGTAAATGATCTTTGGACACAGATGTCGTTTATCAACCCGGGCTTATTGGGTAACCAGCAATTCTTCCTGAACGAATTTGTAACGCCTATTGAAAAGAAAAAGGATGAGGAAAAAGCACGCAGGCTGCAAGCGCTGATAAAGCCGTTTGTTTTGCGCCGTACCAAAGAACAGGTGGCAACCGAATTGCCGCCAAAGACCGAGAACCTGTTTTATTGCAAGATGAGTGATGAACAGGCCAGCGTGTACGAAAAGGTGAAATCGGAATACCGTAACGAGCTGTTGAAAAGCCTGGAAGACGGCACCTTTGCACAGGCGCAAATGCAGGTGCTACAGGGATTGATAAAATTGCGGCAGATAGCTAATCACCCGTCTATGATCGACGATCAATATGAGGGTGATTCGGGCAAGTTTGAGAACGTGGTGCATACACTGGCCAACGTACTGGAGGGGGGACATAAGGTTTTGATCTTCTCGCAATTTGTAAAACAGCTGACCATCTACCGCAATCATTTTGATATGGAGGGCATACCTTACGTTTACCTTGATGGCAGTACGCAGAACCGGGGCGATGTAGTAAAGCGTTTCCAGGAGGATGAAAAAACAAGGGTGTTCCTGATCTCTATCAAAGCCGGAGGCGTGGGCCTTAACCTGACCGAGGCCGATTATGTGTTCATCCTCGATCCGTGGTGGAACCCGGCGGTTGAACAGCAGGCCATCGACCGTACGCACCGTATTGGGCAAACCAAAAATGTGTTCATCTATAAATTCATCACCAAGGACTCTGTTGAGGAGAAGATATTGGCCTTACAGCAGCGTAAGCTAAAGGTTGCCCAATCACTCATTACGACAGAAGAAAGCTTCATTAAATCGCTCTCAGCCGATGATATCAGAGAGATATTGAAATAA